The Ictalurus punctatus breed USDA103 chromosome 9, Coco_2.0, whole genome shotgun sequence genome contains a region encoding:
- the LOC128633565 gene encoding CUB and zona pellucida-like domain-containing protein 1: MHVYSLMSNVECRAARVDCSSDSMNIAIRKSYLDSLGFSWYDLYLDDHRCRASTDNYYVTFNFRLHSCSTGRTTENGRIIYTNNVRAAQPTSGEITQHDTVFPLVVKCVMEHDSSVEILYEAKEITNAAISGTGRFNTTMAFYPSSSFYYPITDSPYRVNLNQQLYVQVQLTPAEPSLHLFMDSCVASPNHNYSSRTYDLIRNGCQRDNTVNIYRNGNRYFAQFSFSAFKFLSTHNQVFLKCDVIICPDNDYNSRCRQGCSYRRKRSTSSDHHTEVLILGPITLKGPEEAEAKTEDKE; the protein is encoded by the exons ATGCATGTTTATAGTTTAATGTCAAACGTTGAATGTCGTGCAGCCCGTGTGGATTGCTCCTCTGACTCGATGAACATTGCCATCCGTAAATCCTACCTGGACTCACTGGGATTCAGCTGGTACGACCTTTATCTTGATGACCATCGCTGCAGAGCTTCAACTGACAACTACTATGTCACCTTCAACTTCCGTCTCCATAGCTGCAGCACCGGGAGAACG ACCGAGAATGGACGTATTATCTACACCAATAATGTGCGAGCAGCTCAGCCAACGTCGGGTGAGATCACCCAACATGATACAGTTTTCCCGTTGGTTGTGAAATGTGTGATGGAGCATGATTCTTCAGTCGAGATTCTTTATGAGGCCAAAGAGATTACAAATGCAGCTATCAGTGGAACGGGTCGGTTCAACACCACCATGGCCTTTTACCCATCCAGCAGCTTTTACTACCCCATCACCGATTCCCCGTACCGAGTGAACCTCAATCAGCAACTGTACGTGCAGGTGCAGCTAACCCCAGCCGAACCAAGCCTCCATCTGTTCATGGACTCCTGTGTGGCCTCGCCAAACCACAACTACAGCAGCCGCACCTATGACCTTATACGCAATGG CTGTCAGAGAGACAACACGGTAAACATATACAGAAATGGAAATCGTTACTTCGCTCAGTTCAGCTTCAGCGCATTCAAGTTCCTGAGCACACACAACCAGGTGTTCCTCAAGTGTGATGTCATTATCTGCCCTGACAACGACTACAACTCACGATGTCGCCAAGGATGCAGTTATCGCAGGAAACGAAGCACTAGCTCTGATCACCACACTGAGGTCCTCATCCTTGGGCCAATCACACTCAAAG gtCCAGAGGAGGCTGAGGCCAAGACGGAGGACAAGGAGTGA